A genomic stretch from Chrysiogenia bacterium includes:
- the trpB gene encoding tryptophan synthase subunit beta has translation MANIKRPKPQGHFGEFGGQYVAETLMPALDELETAWKAARKDPKFKADLSKALSEYVGRPTPLTYCERLTKELGGAKIYLKREDLCHTGAHKVNNTVGQALLARWMKKPRLIAETGAGQHGVATATVAAWLGFDCVVYMGEEDVKRQSLNVFRMKLLGAEVRPVSSGSRTLKDAMNEALRDWITNVRDTFYVIGTVAGPHPYPALVRDLQSVIGKEARRQVLKETGKLPDLLVACIGGGSNAMGLFHPFRKDAKVAMRGVEAAGLGIDTDKHAASINRGRVGVLHGSKSYVLMDGDGQITEAHSISAGLDYPGVGPEHAYLHDTDRVQYTTATDDEALAALKLLAETEGILPALETAHAIAEVVRTAPKMKKNQIIVVNCSGRGDKDMNTIAGAMGYNLGVK, from the coding sequence ATGGCAAACATCAAACGACCCAAACCCCAGGGGCACTTCGGAGAGTTCGGCGGCCAATACGTGGCCGAAACCCTGATGCCCGCACTCGACGAGCTGGAAACCGCGTGGAAGGCCGCGCGCAAGGACCCGAAGTTCAAGGCGGACCTGAGCAAGGCGCTCTCAGAATACGTCGGGCGTCCCACCCCCCTGACCTACTGCGAGCGGCTCACCAAAGAACTCGGCGGCGCGAAGATCTATCTCAAGCGCGAGGACCTCTGCCACACCGGCGCCCACAAGGTGAACAACACCGTGGGGCAGGCCCTGCTTGCCCGGTGGATGAAGAAGCCGCGGCTCATCGCGGAGACGGGCGCCGGCCAGCACGGCGTGGCAACGGCAACCGTGGCGGCGTGGCTGGGATTCGATTGCGTGGTCTACATGGGCGAGGAAGACGTGAAGCGCCAGAGCCTCAACGTCTTTCGCATGAAGCTTCTGGGCGCGGAGGTTCGCCCGGTCTCCAGTGGCTCGCGCACCTTGAAAGACGCGATGAACGAGGCGCTGCGCGACTGGATCACCAACGTGCGCGATACCTTCTACGTAATCGGCACAGTCGCGGGCCCGCATCCCTACCCCGCGCTGGTACGCGACCTGCAGTCGGTCATCGGCAAGGAAGCGCGCCGCCAGGTGCTCAAGGAAACGGGCAAGCTGCCCGACCTGCTGGTGGCCTGCATCGGCGGCGGTTCGAACGCCATGGGGCTCTTCCACCCCTTCCGCAAGGACGCAAAGGTCGCCATGCGCGGCGTGGAAGCCGCCGGGCTTGGCATCGACACCGACAAGCACGCGGCAAGCATCAACCGCGGCCGCGTGGGCGTGCTGCATGGATCGAAGAGCTACGTGCTCATGGATGGCGACGGCCAGATCACCGAGGCCCACTCCATCTCGGCGGGCCTCGATTATCCGGGCGTCGGGCCCGAGCATGCCTACCTGCACGATACCGACCGCGTGCAGTATACGACCGCCACCGATGACGAGGCGCTTGCCGCGCTCAAGCTCCTCGCCGAGACCGAGGGTATCCTCCCCGCGCTGGAGACCGCCCACGCCATCGCCGAAGTCGTGCGCACCGCGCC